In the genome of Streptomyces sp. NBC_00433, the window GATGGTGCCGCTGCCGACGAGGCCGCTCTCGATGTCGATGTCGATCCCGTCGAAGTCGTACTTCTTGAGGATCGGGACGATGGTCGACACGAAGCGGTCGGCGACGCTGCTGGACGTCAGGTCGACGCTGGCGGTCGCGCCGCCGATGGACATCAGGATCGTGGCCCCGGCCGCCTTGGCCTGGCACATCTCGGCGGGAGTGGCGACCTTGACACCGGTGTCCATGCCGTCCTGCCACTCGACGGTGCCGTCGGGGAGGATCACCGGGAAGGCGGCGTTGATGACGTTGTAGCCGTGCTGGGCGATGCGGCTGTCCGTGATGGGCGTCCAGCCGAGACCGGGGTGGACGCCGTTCGCGGCGCCGTCCCAGTTCTCCCAGTAGCCCTGCAGGACCTTGCCCGACGGCCTGGGCTTCGTCGCGCAGGTCTGCTCGGGCGGGGCGGTGGTCGGCGACGTGGGCGGGGTCGTCGTCGGCGTGGTGGTCGGTGACGTGGGCGGGGTCGTGGTGGGCGTGGTCGGCGGCGTGGTGGTGGTGCCGCCGGGGCCCGCGAGCGACACGTCGTCCGCGTAGTACGTGGGCTGTCCGTACCATCCGTGCAGGTAGACGGTCACCGAGGTGGTGTTCGCGCCGGTGGTGAAGTTGAGGCTGAGCTGGGTGTACGACGACGCGCCCGGCGTCCAGGTGGACGGGTCGCCGGCGGCGCCGGTGCCGGTGGCGCCCAGGTAGACGTAGCTGCCCTGGACGTAGGCGCTCAGCGTGTACGGGGAGTTGGGCTTCACGCTGACGGTCTGGGTGCACTGGGCGTTGTCCTGGCCGGATGGTGTGGCCTTGAGCGCCGAGGTGCCGGAGTGCACCGGGCTGCCGACCGCGGTGGCGCCGGAGCCGCCGGAGCAGGTCCAGCCGGACAGCCCGCTCTCGAAGCCGGAGTTGGCCACCAGGTTGGTGGTGGCGGCCCCGGCCGCGCCGGAACCTACCAGGGCGAGGCCGGCGCCGACGACGGCGGCGGCGCTCACCCCCGCGAGGGTGCGCTGCAGGACGGTCGATCGGTGCTCGGCACGGCTCGTACGACTCACGTGCGATGCACGTTCCACTGCTGCCTCCTGGGGGCAGGGACTTCGGAGTGGCGCGCTCCCGCGTGCGTTGCCGCCTGGGCGGCCGGGATCCGGACGAGGGCGGCCGGCACCGGCCGGACGCCGACTGCGCGACCTCCGGCGGGCATACCGCTGCCTTCGCGCCGCGTGCCATGGGCGTGAGCAGGTGTGGGGGGGCTTGGCGCCCGGCTCTGGGTGGGGTGGAGACATGCGCGCTGTGACCGTCGGGATCGTAGGAGCGGCAGCAAGGCGCGTCAATAGGTCTGGACCAAAGGAGGGCCCGGCGCTCATGTGCTGAGCGCCGGGCCCCCGAAGCCGAGCCGGTGCTACCTGAGGACGACGGAGTAAAGGCCTCGGCCGTGAGTCGCGGCGTAGACGCGCCCGTCGGGGCCGGACTTGAGCTGGAGGACGGCAACGGCTGGAAGGCTGCCGACCCGGCTCCAGCCGGTGCGGTGCGGGGAGCGGTAGACGACGCCCAGATCGGTGGCGAGGGCCAGGCCGCCGCCGGGCAGGGCGAGCAGTGCGTCGGTGGGCACGTCGGGCAGGTTCGCCGAGATGTCCTTCCAGGTGGTGCCGCCGTCCCGGGACTCGAAGACATGGCCCACACCCGCGCCGGGGCCCTCGGTCCAGTGGCGCGAGAAGCCGTTCACCGCGAGGTAGACGTGCTCGGAGTCCGCCGGGTCGATGGCGAAGCCGGACAGGTACCGGTTGGGCACGGTCCCGTCGACCGGCAGGCCGACCTGGTGCCATCCGGTGCCGTCCGCGTTGCCCACCGCGATACCGCGGGTGAAGCCCTCGTTGTTGCAGGGGCCGCACCACGCCGCGTAGACCTTCCCGCCCTGGGCGGCGACGGCGGTAGCGGTGTGGCCCTCGCCGAGGTCGAAGGCGTCCGTCCACTCGTCGCCGCTGCGTATGGCGTAGCCGTGCGTCTGCACCCACACGTGCCGGCCGCCGGCGATCCAGGTGTCGCTCCGCCTGGTGTCGACGCCCAGCGGGGCGGTGAAGCGGGCCTCGGCGGTCTCGTTGTCGGGAGGCGCCACGTCGTAACTGGTGGCCTTCGTCGGGTCGTCCACCCAGGCGCCGTCGTTGACGGCGCAGTTCTGGGTGACGTTGACCGCGAGGTAGACGTACTCCTGGGCGATGTTGCAGCCGTCGGCGGGGTCGGTGAGGGTGTCGCCGCCGTCGCCGCCGAAGTCCGAGCCCATCACCTTGTCGCCGGGGCGCAGGATGGACTGGCCGTTGTCCTGGAGGCCGCCGTTGACGGCGAGGCCGCGGCCGGACGGGTCGCGGCCCACGCCCACCGAGTAGTACTGCAGGGTGTCGATGGTGCCGTCGTTGGTGGACACCCAGTCGGTACCGTGGCCGTCGGCGTCCTTGGCGCCGTTCAGCGGCCGCTTGTAGACGCCGCCGTCGTCGCCGACGTAGAGGTACGTTCTGCCGTGGCTGCTGCCGACCGCGACGGCGTGCTGGTCGGCGTGGACGGTCGGGTTGCAGTCGCCGGTCTGCTTGGCCGGGTCGATGCTCCAGCAGGCGAAGCCGAAGTTCCAGTAGGGCCCGACCGCCGACCAGTCGGCGCCGCCGTCGCCGGTCTCGAAGACCTCTTCGAGGCCCGCGTAGACGTGGTCGGCGTCCTTCGGGTCGACCTGGAGGAATTCGTTGTACCAGGCCTGGACACCCGGCATGAAGCCCGGCTCGTCCAGCGCGGATCCGGCGCCCGCCAGCGTCTCGGTGTCTGCGGTCTTCGTCCAGTTGCCGAACGGGTCGCCGCTCTTGGAGACGTAGATCCCGTCGAGGTTGCTGTCCGGGTCGGTGGTCAGCGCGGTCGGCGACTGGTTGATCACGTAGTAGCGCGAGCCGTCGGCCGAGCGGGCGAAGGTCACGTTGCCGACGCTGCCGGCGTCGGTCGGCAGGGCGCCCAGGGAGGTGACCCGGGTCCAGTGGCCGTGCACCTTGCGGTAGAAGCCGTTGTAGGTGTCACCGCTACGCCAACCCACCGCCAGCAGAACGTCGGACGGGTTCTTCGGGTCGATCGCCACGTCGTTGGCGATGTTCTTGTACGGCGCGTCCGGGTCGTCGGCCTGTGAACCGCCCGGCAGATAGGTCGGGTTGGGGGAGAACTCCAGTTTCCAGGGGCCGCGCAGGTCCGTCGTGGAGTGGCTCCAGACGCCCTTGCTCGTCGACGCCCACACCGTTTTCCCGCCGAAGCGCAGGGTGTGGATCGTCGTCGAGTCCAGTTCGCTGCCGCCGACCCGGTCGCGGGCGGTGAAGGTGCCGCTGTGCGGGTGCGCGAGCACGTAGACGCCGCTGCCGAGGTAGGCGTCGGCATTGGTGGTCGCCTCGCCGGTCCCGAGCCACAGCCGGCCCCCGCCGTCCAGCGCGAGCGCGCCGGTCGCCTGGGTGGGCAGCGCGTCGCTGATCGGCTTCCAGTGCCCGCCGCCGGTCGCCGAGCGCCACACGCCGCCGCCTGCGCTGCCCTCGTAGACGTAGCCGCTGCCGTCGGCCGCGAGGGCCGCGGCCCGACCGGTCACCTGGCCGGCCCCGCCGCTGGAGTTGGAGTCGATGTCGCGGTAGCGCGGGTCGTCCGAGTCGTACGGCAGACCTGTCAGGTGCTGCCACTTCCCGCCGGTGGCGGGCAGTGCCTTCAACTGGTCCCAGGCGGCGGAGAACGCCCCCGGTGCGATGGTGCCCGGCGACGTCCGCGCCTCGGCGAACTGGGCGGCGCCCTCGGCGATCTCGTCGGCCTCGCCGCCGCCGTCGTCGTCCCCGCCGTCCCTGTCCTGAGCCGTGACAGCGGTGAAGGCGTGCGGCCTGGCCCCCGGATGTCCGGGCGCCGCGCCCGCGGGTAGGGCGACGAGCGCGGCCAGTGCGGTGACAGCTGAGATCGTCAGCCAGCGTCTTCTTCGGGTGGATGCGTGCACAGAATCTCCCGGGACGGACCTGAATGGGGATCACTCAACGGCCAATCGATCACGCGAACCGCTGCCGGCGGCGCCACCGCACGGAATCTTGGCCGAGATTTTGGCAAGGACCTGCCACTCGGCGCTCCCGGTGCCAGGGCACACCGGCCTTCACGCGGCGGCGTCGTAGGCGGCCCGCGACCCGACGCGGCCGCGGGTCCGGGGCTTCGGGGCCCGCTCCGCGAACACGGCCAGGCGCAGCACGAGATAGCGGCCGATCCCCACCAGCGCCGTGGCCGACAGGTAGACCGCCTGCTGAAGGACGACCCCGGCACCGGGACGGAGCGCGGCGAGCGCACCGACCGCGGCGGACGTGACCAGCCAGCCGAAGGCGACGGTGGCCGCGCTCTTGAGGTGGCCGGCCGGACCGGGCCGTCCGTGGCCGAACGAGACGCGGGAGTGCAGCTCGGTGGCGACCACGCTGGAGGCGACGGTGGTCAGCGCGTTCGCCGCCATCCACGGCATCCACTGCGAGAGGAGGACCAGGGCCGCCGAGGCCGCCAGGGTGACCCCGCCGCCGAGCCCGGCGAAGCGCCCGAATGTCGCCGCGTGCCGGCGGATCACCCGCGGGCCGTCCATGGGGGTCCCCTCCGCGTCCGCTGTCCCTGAGGGGTCCGTCGTCGTCATGCCGCAGAGCGTGGCGGACCCGCCATTCAGCGCGGTTTCAGGGCGTGCTCAGGGCGCCGGCCGCGGTGAAACCGGCGCCGCGGCCGCTCGCTTCGACGCGATCAGCCGCCCAGGGACTGGAGTCGGGCCCCGGAGGGTCCGGCGGTGACCGCCTGACCGCATCACTCGATGTCGCGGGGCCGACCGCGGGCCCGTCCCCCGAGAGGGGACGGGCCGGGCGGACGCCAGGTCAGAGGGCGGATGTGCTCGGGGAGAAGTTCAGGTCGCCGGAGTAGGCAGCAGTGACGGTGTGGGGGCCCGGGGCCGGCGGCGGCACCTTCAGCGTCGCCTTGCCGGAGGTGGAGAGGGGCGCGGGGAGCTGCGGGACGCCGTCCACCGTGAAGAGGACCGTGCCGGTCGGGTCGCCGGAGCCCGGGGCGATCGCGTCGACCTTCGCGGTGAAGGTGACCGGGCGGGCGGGCTTGGCCGGGTCCGCGGAGCTGGTCAGCTCGGTGGTCGTGGCCGAGGGCCGTACGGTGACGGGCAGGAGGGCGCTGGTGCTGGGGGCGTACGCGGCACTGCCCGAGTAGGCGGCGGTGACGGTGTGCGGTCCCGCCGTGAGGTCCTTGAGCCGCAGTGTCGCCTTGCCGGAGGACTTCAGCTCCACGGGGGGCTGGGCGGCTCCGTCGACGGTGAAGACCACCGTGCCGGCGGGCTTGGAGCTGTGCGCGGGCGGTGCCGCCGACGGGGTGACCACCGCGGTGAAGGTGACCGCCTGCCCGTAGGTGCTGGGCTCCAGCGACGACGTCACGGTCGTCGTCGTGGCCGGCTCCACGGTGACGGTCGCCGCGGGCGAACCGCTCGCCAGGTAGTCGGCGCTGCCCGCGTAGGCCGCGCTCACGCTGTGCGTGCCGGTGCCCAGCGTGGCCAGGCTCAGCGTGGCGCTGCCGGAGGCGAGGGCGACCGGTGGCCGCGCGGCGCCGTCGACGGTGAACACCACGCTGCCGGCCGGCGTGCCCGCCCCGGGGGCGAGCGCGGCGACGGACGCGGTGAAGGTCACCGCTTCGCCGGCCCCCGCCGTGTCGCGGTCGGCGCCGAGGGACGTCGCGGTGGCCGCCGGGCCGACGTGCTGGGTGAACGCGGCCGATGTGGCCGGCGCGTACGCGGAGTCGCCCGAATACGCGGCCGTGACGGTGTGCGCCCCCGCCGCGAGCGTCGACAGGTCGAGCGCGGCGGTGCCGGCG includes:
- a CDS encoding glycosyl hydrolase family 18 protein, with product MERASHVSRTSRAEHRSTVLQRTLAGVSAAAVVGAGLALVGSGAAGAATTNLVANSGFESGLSGWTCSGGSGATAVGSPVHSGTSALKATPSGQDNAQCTQTVSVKPNSPYTLSAYVQGSYVYLGATGTGAAGDPSTWTPGASSYTQLSLNFTTGANTTSVTVYLHGWYGQPTYYADDVSLAGPGGTTTTPPTTPTTTPPTSPTTTPTTTPPTSPTTAPPEQTCATKPRPSGKVLQGYWENWDGAANGVHPGLGWTPITDSRIAQHGYNVINAAFPVILPDGTVEWQDGMDTGVKVATPAEMCQAKAAGATILMSIGGATASVDLTSSSVADRFVSTIVPILKKYDFDGIDIDIESGLVGSGTINTLSTSQANLERIIDGVLSQMPAGFGLTMAPETAYVTGGSVVYGSIWGAYLPIVKKYADNGRLWWLNMQYYNGSMYGCSGDSYEAGTVAGFTTQTTCLNNGLVVQGTTVKVPYDKQVPGLPAQPGAGGGYMAPSLVGQSWNAFGGALKGLMTWSVNWDGSKGWTFGDNAKSLQHR
- a CDS encoding glycosyl hydrolase, with translation MHASTRRRRWLTISAVTALAALVALPAGAAPGHPGARPHAFTAVTAQDRDGGDDDGGGEADEIAEGAAQFAEARTSPGTIAPGAFSAAWDQLKALPATGGKWQHLTGLPYDSDDPRYRDIDSNSSGGAGQVTGRAAALAADGSGYVYEGSAGGGVWRSATGGGHWKPISDALPTQATGALALDGGGRLWLGTGEATTNADAYLGSGVYVLAHPHSGTFTARDRVGGSELDSTTIHTLRFGGKTVWASTSKGVWSHSTTDLRGPWKLEFSPNPTYLPGGSQADDPDAPYKNIANDVAIDPKNPSDVLLAVGWRSGDTYNGFYRKVHGHWTRVTSLGALPTDAGSVGNVTFARSADGSRYYVINQSPTALTTDPDSNLDGIYVSKSGDPFGNWTKTADTETLAGAGSALDEPGFMPGVQAWYNEFLQVDPKDADHVYAGLEEVFETGDGGADWSAVGPYWNFGFACWSIDPAKQTGDCNPTVHADQHAVAVGSSHGRTYLYVGDDGGVYKRPLNGAKDADGHGTDWVSTNDGTIDTLQYYSVGVGRDPSGRGLAVNGGLQDNGQSILRPGDKVMGSDFGGDGGDTLTDPADGCNIAQEYVYLAVNVTQNCAVNDGAWVDDPTKATSYDVAPPDNETAEARFTAPLGVDTRRSDTWIAGGRHVWVQTHGYAIRSGDEWTDAFDLGEGHTATAVAAQGGKVYAAWCGPCNNEGFTRGIAVGNADGTGWHQVGLPVDGTVPNRYLSGFAIDPADSEHVYLAVNGFSRHWTEGPGAGVGHVFESRDGGTTWKDISANLPDVPTDALLALPGGGLALATDLGVVYRSPHRTGWSRVGSLPAVAVLQLKSGPDGRVYAATHGRGLYSVVLR